The Desulfobacteraceae bacterium genome contains the following window.
GCACCATCACCGTCCAGCTGGACAATCAGGGCCGGGTCGACGACGCCCGCTTTCACGTCACCCAGTTCAGGGGGTTTGAAAAGTTCTGCGAGGGCCGGCCCTACTACGAGATGCCCGCGCTGGTGGAGCGGATCTGCGGCATCTGCCCCGTCAGCCATTCCCTGGCTTCGGCCAGGGCCTGCGACGCCATCCTGGGGGTGCGCGTGCCGCAGACGGCCCAAAAGCTCCGCCGCGTGCTCAACTGCGCGGCGTTCATCGCCTCCCACGCCCTGAGCTTCTTTTACCTCTCGGCGCCGGACCTGCTGCTGGGGATGGATGCCGACCCGGCCCGACGCAACCTGCCGGGGCTGGCGGCCGCCAACCCGGCGGTGGTCAAAAACGGGATCGCCCTGCGCAGGACGGGCCAGGGCATCATCGAAGCCTTCGCCGGCAAACGCATCCACCCTGCCTGGGTCGTGCCGGGGGGGGTGAATGCCGGCCTAACGGCCGA
Protein-coding sequences here:
- a CDS encoding nickel-dependent hydrogenase large subunit, whose product is MGRRIEIEPVTRIEGHGTITVQLDNQGRVDDARFHVTQFRGFEKFCEGRPYYEMPALVERICGICPVSHSLASARACDAILGVRVPQTAQKLRRVLNCAAFIASHALSFFYLSAPDLLLGMDADPARRNLPGLAAANPAVVKNGIALRRTGQGIIEAFAGKRIHPAWVVPGGVNAGLTAEKRDKIQADLPAARAIVLDSLTDFKRRIAGFQDEIASFANFPSLFVGLVNAEGDLSLSDGTLRFVDA